The proteins below come from a single Eucalyptus grandis isolate ANBG69807.140 chromosome 3, ASM1654582v1, whole genome shotgun sequence genomic window:
- the LOC104438242 gene encoding sugar transport protein 14, protein MAGGGFVEAGQLKRAHLYEYRITGYFVFACIVAALGGSLFGYDLGVSGGVTSMDDFLKEFFPKVYRRKQAHLNETDYCKYDNQILTLFTSSLYFAGLVSTFAASHVTRRKGRRASIIVGSISFFLGAVLNAAAVNIWMLIIGRIFLGCGIGFGNQAVPLYLSEMAPAKIRGAVNQLFQLTTCLGILIANLINYGTEKIHPWGWRLSLGLATVPAVLMFVGGLFLPETPNSLVEQGRMDEGRKVLEKVRGTKNVDAEFEDLIEASEAARAIKDPFRNLLRRKNRPQLVIGALGIPAFQQLTGMNSILFYAPVIFQSLGFGAGASLYSSALTSSALVIAALISMAFVDKFGRRAFFLEAGTEMICYLVAVAITLALKFGQGVELPKGIGVFLVIIICLFVLAYGRSWGPLGWLVPSEIFPLETRSAGQSMVVCVNLFFTALIAQCFLASLCHLKYGIFLLFAGLILIMSCFIFFLLPETKQVPIEEVYLLWQNHWFWKKYVVDEHSST, encoded by the exons ATGGCGGGCGGAGGATTTGTGGAAGCCGGGCAGCTGAAAAGGGCGCATCTTTACGAGTACCGGATCACTGGGTATTTCGTATTCGCCTGCATTGTTGCGGCCCTTGGCGGATCTCTTTTTGGGTACGATCTGGGCGTTTCGG GCGGAGTGACCTCCATGGACGATTTCCTGAAGGAGTTCTTCCCAAAGGTGTACCGGAGGAAGCAAGCGCATCTGAACGAGACCGATTACTGCAAGTATGACAACCAGATCCTGACGCTCTTCACTTCTTCTCTCTACTTTGCGGGCCTGGTCTCGACCTTCGCCGCCTCGCACGTGACGAGAAGGAAAGGCAGAAGAGCAAGTATCATCGTGGGATCGATCAGTTTCTTCTTGGGAGCGGTCCTCAACGCGGCTGCTGTCAACATATGGATGCTGATCATCGGTCGCATATTCCTCGGCTGTGGCATTGGATTTGGAAACCAA GCGGTCCCTCTATATCTCTCGGAAATGGCACCAGCAAAGATCCGAGGGGCAGTGAACCAGTTGTTCCAGCTAACGACGTGCCTGGGGATATTGATCGCGAACCTGATAAATTACGGGACCGAGAAGATTCACCCTTGGGGTTGGAGACTGTCTCTCGGCCTCGCGACGGTCCCTGCGGTGCTCATGTTTGTCGGCGGCCTGTTCCTCCCGGAGACTCCAAACAGCCTCGTCGAGCAAGGCCGGATGGACGAGGGGAGGAAGGTGTTGGAGAAAGTGCGGGGCACCAAGAATGTGGACGCGGAGTTTGAGGACCTCATTGAGGCCAGCGAGGCCGCACGGGCCATCAAGGATCCGTTCAGGAACCTCCTGCGGCGCAAGAATCGGCCCCAGTTGGTGATTGGGGCCCTGGGGATCCCGGCCTTCCAGCAGCTCACCGGCATGAACTCCATCCTCTTCTATGCTCCCGTGATCTTCCAAAGCCTGGGCTTTGGCGCGGGGGCTTCTCTGTACTCATCCGCTCTGACCAGCTCGGCATTGGTCATTGCTGCACTGATCTCGATGGCCTTCGTCGATAAGTTCGGCAGGAGGGCTTTCTTCCTAGAAGCTGGCACCGAAATGATATGTTACTTG GTTGCCGTGGCCATAACCTTGGCGCTGAAATTCGGGCAAGGAGTGGAGCTGCCCAAGGGGATTGGAGTATTCCTCGTGATCATCATCTGCCTTTTCGTGCTGGCCTATGGGAGGTCCTGGGGGCCGCTGGGGTGGCTCGTGCCGAGCGAGATCTTTCCCCTCGAGACCAGGTCGGCAGGCCAGAGCATGGTCGTGTGCGTTAACCTCTTCTTCACCGCGCTGATCGCCCAGTGCTTCCTCGCCTCCCTGTGCCACCTAAAGTACGGGATCTTCTTGCTGTTTGCGGGGTTGATCTTGATAATGAgctgcttcatcttcttcctcttgccgGAGACGAAGCAAGTCCCAATAGAGGAGGTGTACCTGCTCTGGCAGAATCATTGGTTCTGGAAGAAATACGTCGTCGACGAGCACAGCAGCACGTAA